In a genomic window of Erigeron canadensis isolate Cc75 chromosome 5, C_canadensis_v1, whole genome shotgun sequence:
- the LOC122601291 gene encoding uncharacterized protein LOC122601291: MFSAREVWDTIRLRSEEVNWVDSVWFPQCIPRHAFHMWLLLRKKLKTHENMRCWDVGGAATNHNLLVCSLCKAGPDSHEHMFFGCAYSSQVWHLVRDLPGMANISSNWSDIMNWLESNSKSKSASAIIGKICVAATAYYIWQERNQRTFANKVRTAAQLQDIIVQTIRYRMVSLRF; encoded by the coding sequence ATGTTTTCAGCTAGGGAAGTTTGGGACACTATTCGGCTAAGATCTGAAGAAGTTAATTGGGTAGATAGCGTGTGGTTCCCTCAATGCATTCCACGACATGCTTTCCATATGTGGCTGTTATTAAGGAAGAAACTCAAGACTCACGAAAACATGAGATGTTGGGATGTGGGAGGTGCTGCTACTAATCATAATCTTCTTGTTTGTTCTTTGTGTAAAGCAGGGCCTGATTCACATGAGCATATGTTCTTTGGATGCGCGTACTCTTCTCAAGTATGGCACTTGGTTCGAGACCTCCCGGGTATGGCTAATATATCAAGTAACTGGAGCGACATTATGAATTGGTTggaatcaaattcaaaatcgaAGTCAGCTAGTGCAATTATTGGGAAGATTTGTGTTGCTGCTACGGCGTACTATATATGGCAGGAAAGGAATCAACGAACATTTGCAAACAAAGTAAGGACTGCAGCTCAATTACAAGATATTATTGTTCAAACAATACGCTATAGGATGGTCTCGTTAAGGTTTTAA